Below is a window of Georgenia soli DNA.
TGGCGACCGTCGCCGGGGGAGGGGTCGGCCTGCTGACCGGTGCCCTGCTCGGCGGCGTGGGCCCGGTCCCCGGGCTGCTCGTGGGGCTCGCGGCCGGGATCCTCACGGCCGCGCTCCACATCCTCTTCGGCCGCTTCCCGGCCTCCCGCCGGGTGCGCCCCGCGCTGGCCGCCGGGCTGCTCCTGGTGCTCGCCTCCGGCGTGCCCGTCTACCTGGTCAGCCGCCTGCTCAGCACGTGAGCCCCGGCGACGGCTAGCCTGGCCGTATGCCGTTCCAGCTCCCTGACGACCTCGCTCCCGAGTGCTACCCGCTCGCCTGGCTCCTCGGCACGTGGCGCGGCTTCGGCATGCTCGGGTACCCCGGCGTGCCGGAGACCCCGTTCGTGCAGCAGGTCGTGTTCGACCACGACGGCGGCCCCTACCTGCGCTCGACCTCCACCATCCACCTGGCCGACCCCGAGGGCTCCCGCCCCATCGCCCGGGAGATGACCGGGCACGAGGGGGCGGCCGCCCTGGTCCCCGGGCAGCTGTGGTCCACCGAGACCTCCTACTGGCGACCCGTCCCCGCGGAGGCGCAGCGCACCGCGGCCGCGGAGGGGAACGGCGCCCGGACGGGAGCCGGTGCCCCCGCGCCCGGGCCGACCGACCTCGAGGTGCTCGTGGCGGACCCCGCCGGCCAGATCGCCGTGTACGTCGGCGCCGTGCGGGGCCCGCGGATCGAGCTGTCCACGGACGCCGTCGTGCGGACCGCGACCGCCGCAGAGATGAGCGGCGCCACCCGCATGTACGGCCTCGTGCAGCGGGACCTCATGTGGGCCATGGACCTCGCGGCGTTCGGCCACGAGCTGCAGTCCTACGCGTCGGGCCGCCTGAGCCGGGAGGAGTGAGATGACCACCACGGACAACACGTCGGCCGAGGAGACCGGCTACCGCAGCCCGCTGCTCTCCCGCCCGGGCGCCGTCGCCGACTCCGGCCCGGACGCGGGCGTCGCCCTGCACTACGGCGACCCCGTCCACGAGCAGCGCGCGCTCGCCCGCGGCGAGGGGATCGTCGACCTCTCCCACCTCGGCGTGGTCACGGTCTCCGGCCCCGACCGCATCAGCTGGCTGAACACCCTGAGCTCCCAGCTGCTGGCCGGCCTCGAGGCCGGGGTCCCCACCGAGATGCTCCTGCTGGACGTCAACGGTCACGTCGAGCACGCCCCCGCCGTCCAGGACGACGGCGAGCGCACCTGGCTGATCACCGAGGCGGGCGACGCCGACCCCCTCGCCGCCTTCCTGGACTCCATGCGGTTCATGCTCCGCGTCGAGGTGGCCCGACCCGACGACGTCGCCGTGGTCGGCACCGCCGCCGGCGGCTGGGCGAAGATCGCCGACCACCCGGCCCACCTGCTCACCTGGCAGGACCCGTGGCCGCGGACCGCGCCCGGCTCCACCCACTACGGGCCGCCGGACGCCGAGCACCCCGGCGTCGAGATCCACCGCGCGCTCTCGCTCGTCCGCCGGGACGCGCTGACCGCCGTCGTGCAGGCCTTCTGCGCCCCGACGGCGGAGCCGCCCGCCCGCCCGGGCCGCCTCGCGGGGACCTGGGCCTGGGAGGCCCTGCGCGTGGAGGCGTGGCGCCCCCGCCTCGCCCGCGAGGTCGACGAGCGGACGATCCCGCACGAGCTCGACTGGCTGCGCACCGGCGTGCACCTGAACAAGGGCTGCTACCGCGGGCAGGAGACCATCGCCCGCGTGGTCAACCTCGGCCGCCCGCCGCGCCGGCTGGTCATGCTGCACCTGGACGGCTCCGAGCACTTCCTGCCCCGTCCCGGCGACGAGGTCACCCACGGGGAGAAGGTCGTGGGGCGGCTGACCACCGTGGTCCGGCACGAGGAGCTCGGGCCGGTGGCGCTCGCCGTCGTCAAGCGGAACGTGCCCGCCGACGCGACCCTGACCGCGGGCGGCGTCGCAGCGGCCCAGGAGATCGTCGTCGGGACCGAGGGCGTCACCGACGTCCGGCCCGCCGAGCGCCCCGGGGCCGGGCTGCGCCGCCGCGACCTGCGCAGATGAGCGCCCGCCCGGCGAGGGCGGCCAGACTCGTCGCGGCCGCCGTCGGGCGCGGCATGGACGTGCGGCGCTGGCGCGTCGTGCTGCGCCTCCAGGCGCGCCAGGGCTGGCGCCGGGTCCGGGACGCCTTCGTCCCGATCCTCACCGCGTCGCTCGCCGCCGGCCTGGCGTACCTGGTCTCCGGGTCGCTGCTGGGCCACCAGCTCCCGCTGTTCGCCGCGGTCGCGGCGTGGGTCTGCCTGGGGTTCCACCCCGACCGCCAGCTGCGCCGGGTCGCCGAGATGGGCGCCGGGGTCACCCTCGGGGTGGGCCTGGGCGAGGTCTTCGCCATCCTCTTCGGCTCCGGGCCGGTGCAGATCTTCGGGGTCCTGCTGCTCTCGGCGCTGACGGCCCGGTTCCTCGACCGCGGGCAGCTGTTCACCACTCAGGCGGGGGTGCAGTCGATCGTCGTGGTCGCGATGCCGGCCGCCATGTTCACCGACGGGGCGGTCGGGCGCTGGTCCGACGCCCTGGTCGGCGCGGCGCTGGCCCTGCTGGTGACGGCTCTGCTGCCGGGGGACGTCGTGCGCCGCCCACGCCGGATGGGGCAGGCGGTGCTCTCCGAGCTCGCGACCATGCTCGGCACCCTCGCCCGCGGGCTGCGCTCCGGCGACCCGCAGCTGGCCGCGGACGCGCTGGCGCAGGGCCGAGGCTCCCAGGGCGGGCTCGACGCGTGGGTCACCGCCGTGCGGAGCGCGCGGGAGGTGGTGCAGGTCAACCCGGCGCTGCGGGCCGAGCGTGCCACCATCGCGGAGCTCGGCCGCGTCAGCACGCTCGCGGACCGTGCCATGCGCAACGCCCGGGTGGTGTGCCGGCGCGCCGTGGTGGCGATCGAGGAGGACGGGCCGTCCCCGGACATCGCCGACCAGGTCGAGACCATCACGGTGGCGTTGAACTCGCTCGCCGCCGCCATCGGCAGCGGCGACCCGCCCGAGCACGCCCGGGCCACCCTCGTGCGTGTCTCCGGCGAGCTCGTCCCCGTGCTGCACGCGTCGGAGGGCTGGCGCAAGCAGACGCTGGTCTCGCTGCTGCGGTCGCTGGTGGTGGACTCGCTGCAGATGACCGGCATGTCACGCGGGCAGGCCATGGGGCAGCTCCCGGAGGGGGACTCCGCCCCGGCCGACGGCTAGACCGCCGGCTCGGCACCGTCGGGGAGGCTCGGCACGGTCAGGCCGGCACGGCACCGCCGGGGAGGCTCGGCACGATCAGGCCAGCACCACGTCGCCGTCGACGACCGTCACCGGCACGGGCGGCAGCGGACGCTCGGCCGGGCCGCGGACCACGCTGCCGTCGGCGAAGGAGAACTCCGAGCCGTGGCAGGGGCAGGTGATGTCCTGCTGGCCGATCTGGACGACGCAGCCCTGGTGGGTGCACACGCCGCTGAACGCCTTGGCGGTGCCCTGCTCCGGCTGCACCACGACGACGGAGGCGCCCTTCACCTCCAGGACGACGCCGGAGCCCACGGGGACGTCCGCGAGGCTCATCAGCCTGGTCCCCGCCGCGGAGGGCGGGGGAGTGGCGCGGGAGTCGGAGGTGCCACCGCCACCGCCGCACGCGGCGAGCAGCGGGACCGAGAGCAGTCCGGTGCCGGCCAGCAGCACGCTGCGACGGGCCGGGCCGTTCGAAGGGGTGAGGTCCACCCGTCCATAGTGCCCTGCCGCAGCTCCGTGGCGCCCGGCCGCGGCGGCGCAGCGCCCCGGCCGCGACCGGCGCTCGTTACGCTGCGGGGGTGATCGCCAACGTGCAGGTGCTGCTGTTCCTCGTGCTCTCCCTGATCCTCCTCGGGATCGAGCTCTGGGCGCTGGTGGACGCCGCCCGGCGTCCCGCCGGCGCCTTCACCTACGCGGGCAAGCGCACGAAGAAGTTCTGGGTCCTGCTGACCGGCGCCGGCGTGCTGGTCGGGTTCATCGCGATCCCCCCGCCCCTCGGCCTCGGCATCTTCGGCACCTTCGCCATGTTCATCGCCGTCGTCCCCGCCGGCGTCTACCTGGCCGACGTCCGGCCCGAGGTCCGCAGCTACGGCGGCGGGCGGCGGGGCCCGCGCCAGGGCGGCGGCTGGTGAGGGCGGTCCTCCAGCGGGTCACCCGCGCGTCGGTGAGCGTCGGCGGGGAGGTCGTCGGGGCGATCGACCGGCCCGGCCTGCTGGCTCTCGTCGGCGTCACGCACGACGACGGTCCAGAGCAGGTGGCACGGCTCGCCCGCAAGATCGCGGAGCTGCGCATCCTGCGTGACGAGCGTTCCGTCGTGGACGACGGTGCCCCCGTGCTCGTCGTCTCCCAGTTCACCCTCTACGCGGACGTGCGCAAGGGCCGCCGGCCCACCTGGAACCAGGCCGCTCCCGGCGCCGTCGCGGAGCCGCTCGTCGATGCGGTCGCCGACGCCCTGCGCGAGCGGGGCGTCGAGGTGTCCACCGGGCGCTTCGGCGCGGACATGGCCGTCGAGCTGGTCAACGACGGGCCGGTGACCCTGCTCGTCGAGGTCTGACCGGGCGGAGTCGTCCACAGGCACTCGTTGCGCCGGGCACGCCGGTGGAGAGACGAGGCCGGCCGCGTGCTGACGCGAGAGGATCGGGGCATGAGGATCGAGGCCGTCAGGGGTGACATCACCCGGGAGGACGTCGACGCCGTCGTCAACGCCGCCAACTCGTCCCTGCTGGGCGGCGGCGGGGTGGACGGAGCGATCCACCGGGCCGCGGGCCCGGAGCTGCTCGAGGAGTGCATGGAGCTGCGGCGCACCGAGCTCCCCGACGGTCTGCCCGTGGGCCGCGCGGTCCCGACTGCCGGGTACCGGCTCCGTGCCCGGTGGGTGATCCACACCGTCGGCCCGAACGCCCGCCGCGGGGAGACCGACCCGGCCCTGCTCGCGGCCTGCTTCACCAGCTCGCTCGCGGTCGCCGGCGACGTCGGTGCCCCCACCGTCGCCTTCCCGGCCGTCAGCGCCGGGGCCTACGGGTGGGACGTCGAGGAGGTGGCACGGGTCGCCGTCGGGGCGGTCGGCGCTTTCGCCGCGGCGCAGGAGAACCGGGACGGCTTCGAGGTCTGCGGCATCGACGTCCGGGACGTCGGCGCCACCCGGGTCGACCTGGTGCGGTTCGTCCTGTTCGACGACCGCGCGCTGGGGGCGTTCAGCCGAGAGCTGGGGTGACCTCTGCCAGCCGCGGCCGGGAGCCGGTCAGCCCGGAGCCGGGACAGCTGCGGCACGGAGGCGTGAGTGTGCCCCCGCGCGCCGCGCGCGCGAGCGGAGGATGCCGCTTCACGCCGGTGGCGAACACGGGCAGTTCCGCGGCGGTCGCGCCGTTAGCCTTGACGAACGCTGCCCAGACCGGTTGCCGCCGGGTACTGGCCGAGGCAGCCGCCCGTGAGGAGTGCACATGTTTGAACGATTTACCGACCGTGCCCGTCGTGTGGTGGTCCTCGCCCAGGAAGAGGCGCGGATGCTCAACCACAACTACATCGGCACCGAGCACATCCTCCTCGGCCTGATCCACGAGGGAGAGGGCGTCGCCGCCAAGGCGCTCGAGGCCCTCGACATCTCGCTCGAGGCGGTGCGTGCCCAGGTCACCGAGATCATCGGCGAGGGACAGCAGTCCCCGTCGGGCCACATCCCGTTCACGCCGCGAGCCAAGAAGGTTCTCGAGCTGTCCCTGCGCGAGGCGCTGCAGCTCGGCCACAACTACATCGGGACCGAGCACATCCTGCTCGGCCTCATCCGTGAGGGCGAGGGCGTCGCCGCCCAGGTGCTGACCAAGCTCGGCGCGGACCTCAACCGTGTCCGCCAGCAGGTCATCCAGCTGCTCTCCGGCTACCAGGGCAAGGAGCCGGTGTCGGCCGGCGGCCCCACCGAGGGGCAGCCCTCCGGCTCCGCCGTGCTCGACCAGTTCGGGCGCAACCTCACCCAGGCCGCCCGCGAGGGCAAGCTCGACCCCGTCATCGGCCGCAAGCAAGAGGTCGAGCGGGTCATGCAGGTGCTCTCCCGGCGCACCAAGAACAACCCGGTGCTGATCGGTGAGCCCGGCGTCGGCAAGACCGCCGTCGTCGAGGGCCTCGCCCAGGACATCGTCCGCGGCGACGTGCCGGAGACGCTGAAGGACAAGCAGCTCTACACACTCGACCTCGGCTCCCTGGTGGCCGGGTCGCGCTACCGCGGTGACTTCGAGGAGCGCCTGAAGAAGGTGCTCAAGGAGATCCGTACCCGCGGCGACATCATCCTGTTCATCGACGAGATCCACACCCTCGTCGGTGCGGGTGCCGCCGAGGGCGCGATCGACGCGGCCAGCATCCTCAAGCCGATGCTGGCGCGCGGCGAGCTGCAGACCATCGGGGCGACCACCCTCGAGGAGTACCGCAAGCACATCGAGAAGGACGCCGCGCTCGAGCGCCGGTTCCAGCCGATCCAGGTGGCCGAGCCGACGCTCGCGCACACCATCGAGATCCTCAAGGGCCTGCGCGACCGCTACGAGGCGCACCACCGCGTCTCCATCACCGACGAGGCGCTCGTGGCCGCCGCCACCCTGGCGGACCGCTACGTCTCCGACCGGTTCCTGCCGGACAAGGCGATCGACCTCATCGACGAGGCGGGCGCGCGGCTGCGCATCCGCCGCATGACGGCGCCGCCGGAGCTGCGTGAGCTCGACGAGCGCATCGCCGAGGTCCGCCGCGAGAAGGAGTCGGCGATCGACGACCAGGACTTCGAGAAGGCCGCGCGCCTGCGCGACCAGGAGAAGACCCTGGGCGAGCGTCGCCTCCAGCGCGAGAAGGCCTGGAAGAACGGTGACCTCGACGCGGTCTCCGAGGTCGACGAGGAGCTCATCGCCGAGGTGCTGGCGATGTCCACCGGCATCCCGGTCTTCAAGCTCACCGAGGAGGAGTCCTCCAAGCTCCTCCACATGGAGGACGAGCTGCACAAGCGCATCGTCGGCCAGGACACGGCCATCCGTGCGCTGTCGCAGGCGATCCGCCGCACCCGCGCCGGTCTGAAGGACCCCAAGCGCCCCGGTGGTTCATTCATCTTCGCCGGCCCCACCGGCGTCGGGAAGACCGAGCTGGCCAAGGCGCTCGCCGAGTTCCTCTTCGGGGACGAGGACGCGCTCATCCAGCTCGACATGTCCGAGTTCTCCGAGAAGCACACCGTCTCGCGGCTCTTCGGCTCCCCGCCCGGGTACGTCGGCTACGAGGAGGGCGGCCAGCTCACCGAGAAGGTCCGCCGTCGCCCGTTCTCCGTGGTCCTGTTCGACGAGGTGGAGAAGGCGCACGCCGACATCTTCAACTCGCTGCTGCAGATCCTCGAGGACGGTCGCCTCACCGACTCGCAGGGTCGGGTGGTCGACTTCAAGAACACCGTCATCATCATGACGACGAACCTCGGCACCCGGGACATCGCCAAGGGCCTGCTGACCGGCTTCCAGGCCCAGGGCGAGCTGTCCAACAGCTACGAGCGGATGAAGACGAAGGTCAACGAGGAGCTCAAGCAGCACTTCCGGCCCGAGTTCCTCAACCGCGTGGACGACGTCATCGTGTTCCCGCAGCTGTCCGAGGCCGAGATCATCCAGATCGTCGACCTGATGATCAGCCGCCTCGACCAGCGGATGCGCGACCAGGACATGACGATCGAGCTCACGCCCGCAGCCAAGGAGCTGCTCGCCGAGCGCGGGTACGACCCGGTGCTCGGGGCTCGTCCGCTGCGCCGCGCGATCCAGCGCGAGATCGAGGACGTGCTCTCCGAGAAGATCCTCTTCGGCGACGTCAAGCCCGGTCAGAAGATCCTGGTCGACGCCGAGGGCGAGGGCCTGCTCGGCCAGTTCACCTTCACGGGTGTCCCGGCCGGCGAGATCGAGAAGCCCGAGCCGGTCGCCGTCGGTCACGGCACGACCATCGAGCAGCGCGACATGCCGACGGCGCCCGAGGGCGGCGGCGCGGGCGGTGGCGGTCAGCTGCAGCCCGGTTCCTGAGGAGCCAGGCACTCCGCACGGGAGAAAGGAGCCCGGCGACCCACGTGGTCGCCGGGCTCCTGCCGTCCCCGGGCCGCGCCTGTGCGAGCCGACCGCACCCAGTGCCGCCCCGTGCCGACAACGCCCTCAGTGCGCATCGGGGACCGTGGACGAGGACTTAAGGCGTGGTCGCGGTGGCACCAGCCGCCGAAACTGCGGTGGCGGTAGCGGCCCGCGCGCCGTCGTCGACCGTCGAGCGGTCGCGGTACCGCTCGACGAAGGCGCGCACCACGGCGTGCGAGGCGCCGACGTCGGCACGCGAGACCCGCTCGACGACGGCGTCCGCCTCGTCGGCAGGGAAGTACCCGGCGTGGCGGTAGACCTCGATGCGGGTGACGAGCGCGTCGCGGTCCATCTCCGGGTGGAACTGCGTGACGTACTGGTTCGCCCCGATCCGCAGCATCTGCACGGGGCAGGCCTCCGACGTCGCCAGCACCACGGCCCCGGACGGCAGTGAGGTGCAGGCCTCCTTGTGGCCGACGTAGGCCTCGAAGGTCTCCGGCAGACCGCGCAGCAGCGGGTCCCGGCGGCCGGCCTCGGTGACCGACACCCGCACGGCCGACGTGTTCTCCGCAAAGGTGCCGTCGACTGTCCCGCCCGCCCGGCTCACCAGGGTGCCGACGCCGTAGCACACGCCGAGGAAGGGGAGGTCCCGGCGCAGCACCTCGTCGAGCAGCGGTCCGAGCTCCGCCTCCACCCGACGCTGCACCGCGCTCTTGCCGTCCTCGGGCACCGAGGCCGTGAAGGGACTGCCCCCGAGAATCACCCCGGCGAAGCGGTCGAGGTCCAGCGGCGTGAACGTCCCGGCCTCCATGCGCACGCGGACCAGCTCCTCCGGACGGAGCCCGCCGTGACGGAGGAAGGAGGCGTACTCGTCGTCGGCCGCGACGTCCTCGTCGCGGGACGCGAGAAGCGCGAAGGGCCTGCCGGACATGTCGACCACTTCAGCACCACCCGCCGTGCGGTGCCCCGGCCGTCCGTACCGCGTCCGCCGCCGGCCCGCTTCGCAGGCGGACGTCCAGATGCCGGGACGACGGCGGCGCTCGGTTGAGGCGTGAGGCGACCCGCCGTAGGTGGCGGCGTCCGACGCCGCGGGGCTCCGACGTCGCGACCGTGCAGGACCTCCGGGTGCGGCCGCCGCCTGCCCGTCCTACCGTTGAGGAGTCCCGGGAACGGGGCACTTGCGAAGGGAGCGACGATGGGACTCGACGACAAGATCGGTAACGCGGCCGAGAAGAACGCGGGCAAGTTCAAGGAGGGCGTCGGCAAGGCGACCGACGACGAGAGCCTCGAGGCCGAGGGCAAGACCGACCAGGCCAAGGGCAGCCTCAAGCAGGCCGGCGAGAACGTCAAGGACGCGTTCAAGTAGAGCGCCACAGCCTTGGACAAGACGGGGCCCCGCAGGATGTGATCCTGCGGGGCCCCGTCGTCGTGCGGAGCGCGGGTCAGCAGCAGCGGCCCTGCGGGTTCCGGTCCTCCCAGTCCATCTTGTCCTTCCAGAACGCACGCTCGGAGAGCGGTGCGTGGCCCGGGTGGGTCCGGGCGTGGTGCTCGAGGTAGCGCTGGTACGCGTCCGCCCCGAGCACCCCGCGCAGGTACCAGACCACGCCGCGCCACGCCTTCACCAGCGTCGCCATGACTAGTGCCGGGCGCGGTGGGGCTGGAGCTCCGGCGGGAGTGCCGCCCACCGGGCCTCCAGCTCCTTCTCCGCCGGTGTCGGCATGAGGCCGGACGGGGCGTAGATCCGGGACTCGACCCGCGGGTCCTCGTTCTCGGCGACCCCGCGCGTGCGGAAGGACCGCACGGTGGCGACCACGGCCGCGGTGATGACGATGACCGTCAGCACCATGAACACGATCGACAGGGTGCCCTGGACGAAGGTGTTGCGGACCACGGCCTGCATCGCCTCGACGGACTTGGCGGTGCCGAAGCTCTCCTGGCCCTCCGCCAGCGCCTGCCGGAACGCGTTGTGCTGCGCCCAGTACCCGACCGCCGGGACCGGCGAGAAGATCTTGTACAGGGACGCGGTGACGGTCACGACGGTGGCGAAGGCCAGCGGCAGCACGACCACCCAGAGGTGCTTGAACGTCCCCCGCTTGGCGACGATCGCCATGACGACGGCGAGCGCGATCGCGGCGAGCAGCTGGTTGGAGATGCCGAACAGCGGGAAGAACGTGTTGATGCCGCCGAGCGGGTCGGTGACGCCGAGGATCAGGATGTATCCCCAGCCGGCGACCATGATCGCGGTACCGATCCAGGCGCCCGGACGCCAGGACGTGTCCTTGAACTTCGGAATGAAGTTACCGATGGCGTCCTGGAGCATGAAGCGGGCCACGCGCGTGCCGGCGTCGACGGCGGTGAGGATGAAGAGCGCCTCGAACATGATCGCGAAGTGGTACCAGAAGCCCATCATGGCGGTCCCGCCGAACCACTGGTTCATGATCGTCGCGATGCCGACGGCCAGCGTCGGGGCGCCGCCGGTGCGGGAGACCACCGACTCCTCGCCGACGTTCTGCGCGAGGGTGGTCAGTGCGTCGGGCGTGAGGTTGACGCCCGCCAGGCCGAGGGAGTTGACGAACGCGACGGCGCCCTCGACGGTGCCCCCGGTGGCTGCGGCGGAGGAGTTCATGGCGAAGTAGATGCCGCGGTCGATCGAGATGGCCGCCACTAGCGCCATGATCGCGACGAACGACTCCATGAGCATGCCGCCGTAGCCGAGGAAGCGGGTCTGCTTCTCCTTCTCGACGAGCTTCGGCGTGGTGCCGGAGGAGATCAGCGCGTGGAAGCCGGACAGGGCACCGCACGCGATGGTGACGAAGAGGAACGGGAACAGAGAGCCGGCCACCACGGGGCCGTCGGAGCGCCCGGCGAACTCGGAGACCGCCGGCACGGAGATCTCCGGGCGGACGACGATCACCGCCGCGGCCAGGAGCACGATGACGCCGATCTTCATGAACGTGGAGAGGTAGTCGCGCGGGGCCAGGAGCAGCCACACCGGCAGCACGGCCGCGACGAAGCCGTAGATGATGATCGCCCACGCGATCGTGGTGCGGTCCAGGTGGAACAGCTCGGCGCCCCAGGCGGACTCGGCGACCCAGCGGCCCGAGATGATGGCGAACATCAGCAGCGCGAAGCCGATGACGGAGACCTCCATGACCTTGCCTGGCCGGAGGTACCGCAGGTAGACGCCCATGAAGAGGGCGATCGGGATGGTCAGCGCGACGGAGTACACGCCCCAGGCGGACTCGCCGAGGGCGTTGACGACCACGAGGGCGAGGATGGCGACGATGATGACCATGATCGCGAGGGTGGCGATCAGGGCGGCCGTGCCCCCGATGACGCCGAGCTCCTCACGAGCCATCTGGCCCAGGGACCGGCCGCCGCGGCGCATGGAGAAGAACATGACGAGGTAGTCCTGGACGGCGCCGGCGAGCACGACGCCGACGATGATCCACACGGTCCCGGGCAGGTAGCCCATCTGCGCCGCGAGCACCGGGCCCACCAGCGGTCCGGCGCCGGCGATGGCGGCGAAGTGGTGGCCGAAGAGCACCCGGCGGTCGGTCGGCATGTAGTCCCGGCCGTTGTTGTTGTACTCGGCCGGGGTAGCACGGGAGTCGTCCGGCCGGGTGATCTTCCGCTCGATGTACTTGGAGTAGAAGCGGTACCCGATCAGGTACGTGCACACGGCGGCGAAGACGAACCAGATCGCGTTGATCGTCTCGCCGCGGGAGATCGCCAGGACGGACCAGGCGACACCGCCGAGCAGGGCGATGGCCGCCCACACGGCGATCTTCAGGGGCGTCCACCGCCGCTCCTCGGCCTCCGCGACGGCGGGGTCGACCGAGTTGGGTGGCAGATCGGCGATGGGGGGAGCGGGTTTGTCGGTCATGCGCGTTCCTTGTGTGTCCGGGTTCGTCGTCGGTGTCCGGATTCGCCGTCGGCCTTGACGTTCCGAGTGATTTTCGAGACAGAGTACGCCGGATTTCTCCGTCGAAAGGCGCCGGCCGCTCGCGTCTTCCGGGGCCCGCCCCTTCCGCCAGGGCCTTTAGTCTGCGCTGTGATCCGCCTCACTGCATATGCTCTTCAACGTGGCCGCGGTCACCCCTAGCCTGGCCGCGTACCCCGACGGCGAGGAGAGGTCGCGATGGCCAAGTACGTGTACCGGTTCAGCGAGGGCGACAAGGACCAGAAGGACCTGCTGGGCGGTAAGGGGGCGAACCTGGCGGAGATGACGAAGATCGGTCTGCCGGTCCCGCCGGGGTTCACCATCACGACGGAGGCGTGCCGGGCGTACATGCGCGACGGGCACGTGCCGCCGGAGCTGCGCGTCGAGGTCACGATGGCGATGCGCGAGATCGAGGACACGATCGGGCGCCGGCACGGGGACTTCCACGAGCCGTTGCTGGTCTCGGTGCGCTCGGGGGCGAAGTTCTCCATGCCCGGGATGATGGAGACCGTCCTCAACGTCGGCCTGAACGACGCGTCGGT
It encodes the following:
- a CDS encoding FABP family protein, translated to MPFQLPDDLAPECYPLAWLLGTWRGFGMLGYPGVPETPFVQQVVFDHDGGPYLRSTSTIHLADPEGSRPIAREMTGHEGAAALVPGQLWSTETSYWRPVPAEAQRTAAAEGNGARTGAGAPAPGPTDLEVLVADPAGQIAVYVGAVRGPRIELSTDAVVRTATAAEMSGATRMYGLVQRDLMWAMDLAAFGHELQSYASGRLSREE
- a CDS encoding YgfZ/GcvT domain-containing protein; its protein translation is MTTTDNTSAEETGYRSPLLSRPGAVADSGPDAGVALHYGDPVHEQRALARGEGIVDLSHLGVVTVSGPDRISWLNTLSSQLLAGLEAGVPTEMLLLDVNGHVEHAPAVQDDGERTWLITEAGDADPLAAFLDSMRFMLRVEVARPDDVAVVGTAAGGWAKIADHPAHLLTWQDPWPRTAPGSTHYGPPDAEHPGVEIHRALSLVRRDALTAVVQAFCAPTAEPPARPGRLAGTWAWEALRVEAWRPRLAREVDERTIPHELDWLRTGVHLNKGCYRGQETIARVVNLGRPPRRLVMLHLDGSEHFLPRPGDEVTHGEKVVGRLTTVVRHEELGPVALAVVKRNVPADATLTAGGVAAAQEIVVGTEGVTDVRPAERPGAGLRRRDLRR
- a CDS encoding FUSC family protein, with the protein product MSARPARAARLVAAAVGRGMDVRRWRVVLRLQARQGWRRVRDAFVPILTASLAAGLAYLVSGSLLGHQLPLFAAVAAWVCLGFHPDRQLRRVAEMGAGVTLGVGLGEVFAILFGSGPVQIFGVLLLSALTARFLDRGQLFTTQAGVQSIVVVAMPAAMFTDGAVGRWSDALVGAALALLVTALLPGDVVRRPRRMGQAVLSELATMLGTLARGLRSGDPQLAADALAQGRGSQGGLDAWVTAVRSAREVVQVNPALRAERATIAELGRVSTLADRAMRNARVVCRRAVVAIEEDGPSPDIADQVETITVALNSLAAAIGSGDPPEHARATLVRVSGELVPVLHASEGWRKQTLVSLLRSLVVDSLQMTGMSRGQAMGQLPEGDSAPADG
- a CDS encoding Rieske (2Fe-2S) protein codes for the protein MDLTPSNGPARRSVLLAGTGLLSVPLLAACGGGGGTSDSRATPPPSAAGTRLMSLADVPVGSGVVLEVKGASVVVVQPEQGTAKAFSGVCTHQGCVVQIGQQDITCPCHGSEFSFADGSVVRGPAERPLPPVPVTVVDGDVVLA
- a CDS encoding DUF2516 family protein; this encodes MIANVQVLLFLVLSLILLGIELWALVDAARRPAGAFTYAGKRTKKFWVLLTGAGVLVGFIAIPPPLGLGIFGTFAMFIAVVPAGVYLADVRPEVRSYGGGRRGPRQGGGW
- the dtd gene encoding D-aminoacyl-tRNA deacylase, translated to MRAVLQRVTRASVSVGGEVVGAIDRPGLLALVGVTHDDGPEQVARLARKIAELRILRDERSVVDDGAPVLVVSQFTLYADVRKGRRPTWNQAAPGAVAEPLVDAVADALRERGVEVSTGRFGADMAVELVNDGPVTLLVEV
- a CDS encoding O-acetyl-ADP-ribose deacetylase yields the protein MRIEAVRGDITREDVDAVVNAANSSLLGGGGVDGAIHRAAGPELLEECMELRRTELPDGLPVGRAVPTAGYRLRARWVIHTVGPNARRGETDPALLAACFTSSLAVAGDVGAPTVAFPAVSAGAYGWDVEEVARVAVGAVGAFAAAQENRDGFEVCGIDVRDVGATRVDLVRFVLFDDRALGAFSRELG
- a CDS encoding ATP-dependent Clp protease ATP-binding subunit — encoded protein: MFERFTDRARRVVVLAQEEARMLNHNYIGTEHILLGLIHEGEGVAAKALEALDISLEAVRAQVTEIIGEGQQSPSGHIPFTPRAKKVLELSLREALQLGHNYIGTEHILLGLIREGEGVAAQVLTKLGADLNRVRQQVIQLLSGYQGKEPVSAGGPTEGQPSGSAVLDQFGRNLTQAAREGKLDPVIGRKQEVERVMQVLSRRTKNNPVLIGEPGVGKTAVVEGLAQDIVRGDVPETLKDKQLYTLDLGSLVAGSRYRGDFEERLKKVLKEIRTRGDIILFIDEIHTLVGAGAAEGAIDAASILKPMLARGELQTIGATTLEEYRKHIEKDAALERRFQPIQVAEPTLAHTIEILKGLRDRYEAHHRVSITDEALVAAATLADRYVSDRFLPDKAIDLIDEAGARLRIRRMTAPPELRELDERIAEVRREKESAIDDQDFEKAARLRDQEKTLGERRLQREKAWKNGDLDAVSEVDEELIAEVLAMSTGIPVFKLTEEESSKLLHMEDELHKRIVGQDTAIRALSQAIRRTRAGLKDPKRPGGSFIFAGPTGVGKTELAKALAEFLFGDEDALIQLDMSEFSEKHTVSRLFGSPPGYVGYEEGGQLTEKVRRRPFSVVLFDEVEKAHADIFNSLLQILEDGRLTDSQGRVVDFKNTVIIMTTNLGTRDIAKGLLTGFQAQGELSNSYERMKTKVNEELKQHFRPEFLNRVDDVIVFPQLSEAEIIQIVDLMISRLDQRMRDQDMTIELTPAAKELLAERGYDPVLGARPLRRAIQREIEDVLSEKILFGDVKPGQKILVDAEGEGLLGQFTFTGVPAGEIEKPEPVAVGHGTTIEQRDMPTAPEGGGAGGGGQLQPGS
- a CDS encoding glutamine amidotransferase, with the translated sequence MSGRPFALLASRDEDVAADDEYASFLRHGGLRPEELVRVRMEAGTFTPLDLDRFAGVILGGSPFTASVPEDGKSAVQRRVEAELGPLLDEVLRRDLPFLGVCYGVGTLVSRAGGTVDGTFAENTSAVRVSVTEAGRRDPLLRGLPETFEAYVGHKEACTSLPSGAVVLATSEACPVQMLRIGANQYVTQFHPEMDRDALVTRIEVYRHAGYFPADEADAVVERVSRADVGASHAVVRAFVERYRDRSTVDDGARAATATAVSAAGATATTP
- a CDS encoding CsbD family protein gives rise to the protein MGLDDKIGNAAEKNAGKFKEGVGKATDDESLEAEGKTDQAKGSLKQAGENVKDAFK
- a CDS encoding YbdD/YjiX family protein, whose translation is MATLVKAWRGVVWYLRGVLGADAYQRYLEHHARTHPGHAPLSERAFWKDKMDWEDRNPQGRCC